ATCAAGAAGTCCTGTTTCATAATCAACTTTTAATTGATTACGCAGTCCAGGCGCGATATTATCTCTGATATTGAGAAGTTGACTCCACACCAGGGGAGCTAAATCAATCGGACAAACCCAATCACCAGTATCACTACTCATCCATTCCTGGACTGAAGCAATCTCTTGTCTGAGTTGGGCGGCGGCTTCATCCAACTTCTTAAAGACCTTGATACCCCGTAAACCAACTTCGGAATTTGTTACTTTCACAAGGTCTGATTCGATTTCAGAGACTTCAGCTTTTAAGACATCTGCCCATTTAGGCGCAGCAGATTTTGTACTTTTCTTCAACTGAATGCGAAATCGAATACGAGTTTTGTTCAACTGTGAGAAATTATGACGTTCAACTACTGCATCAGTTAAGAAAGTTGCACTAGCAGCGTGATCAATTGCTTGTACCATTTTTGTTAATTCCCCAATTATTACTTTTCACTCTTGTGTAGCGAAGCTCTCTTGCAAAGGCATATACTGGAAACTAGACCACAACCCAATAAATCCCTGACTTCCGAACCATGTAGGATGTACGATTAATAGTTGCAGTTCCTAACTCGTGGCTATCTTTTAGTCGATGAATGTTTTTGATAGTTCGGTAAACTATCTTTGTAGACCCATTATTTTGTAATTTGATGGGTCGTTTAACAACTGGTGGTTTATAGATTGACATGACTCAAAATAATTGAAGTTGTTCAGGGGTTTCTTCAGTTGTAGATATCGAAGAGGTCATTCCTACTACTTCTTGACAACGGATTGCTAATTTAGTTCGGTTTAAAACTATGTCTGATTTCTTCTTATGCCCTGGAGTTGGTAAATGACCGAAGACATATCGAGGATTAGTACTAGTACCTGATTGACGCAAATACTGATATAACGCTCCATCAATTTGGTACACTTTTGATGGACTTAGTAACCTTGGATCGTAAACAGGATTAAGTTCCATTTTCGTTCTCCTGATTTAGTAAATACTTTCAATTTCTAAGCAGCGTAGCGATTGCCTAGAAATGCTTTCAAAAATTGCGCTCTCTTGTCTAGCTGTAAACTTTAAGCGATAGGGCTTTTCTCTTTAAATTCCCCTGACCATCGTCGCCGTTAGTTGTGATTGTTGGCTGTTGACGGCATTCGGATTTCTTGCACTGGTATTGCCAATGATTAATCTGCGTTTTTTGGGGATGTTCTACAAGAACAATCTTGCCTTTGTAATTTGGGTCTTTATTACTGATTAAATAAGCATCGCCGAGTGCATAAAATCCTGTAGTTATGTAATGCCGCTTATCTAACCCCATCAGTGCATTCCAAGCTGATTCGTGTTGTTGAGCTTTACTCATCTGCGGCAATTGTTGTAGAGTGTGTTATAGTTTATTGCTACCATTTGGTAATTATGTGGGAACTTTATAGAGATTTTAGTTCCCGCTTTTTTAGCAAATGTGATCAACTATTCTTAAGCAGTAAGTTTCTTCTTCCGTGGCTGGGATAATCTGGATGTACCGTTAGGTGAGCGAGGCGTTTGAGAAATAGGTGTAGGAATTGTACCAAACGGAGTACGAATTTCCAAATCTGTATTTAACTCTTCTTGAAGAACCATTAACCGCTTCAAGTGTGAGTCAATTTCAGCTAGGATTTGGGCTTCTTTTCTTGTTCTTCTAGGAGACGAATTTGTGTTTCTGGTAAACTTAGTGCCTGACTGGAAGTTTCATTGATTAATACTGTATAGTACCAACCTTCACGATTCTTTTGAACCGAGTAATTGATACCAATAATTTTTCCCTGTTGGGTACGCTGACCTATAGTAAAAAGAGGTTGGGATAAAGAGCGTGGAAGAGTTATTGTCGCTTGCATTTTCGTTACCTTTTGATTAATTAATGGTTGAAAGTGACAGAGGATTACGTCTCGACTCCGCTCAACGTAATGCTGAGCGAAGCCGAAACATTACAGATAGAAATGCTCGAAGATTAGGTTTAGTTTTTCCTTTTCTTCATCAGGCAATGCGTTAAAATCAAACTCCGATGAATCCCAAACTTCATTAAGACTCGTGGATTCGTCAACAATGTCTGCAATTAAACGCGTCTTGTCATCGTAATCCCAACCGTTAGCCAAAAGCCACGGCAGAACTCCCTCAGATTTCAACAGCTTAGACAGGTCGAACGAGTCAGAAAACTGCTGTAAGTTTTCGACAGTTGGATGAACGATTGTTGTTGTCATCAGATTATTTTAGGTAATGAATTTACAGCACAGTAAGCTGTAGATAAAGCTTGAGCAATTGATAGTGAAATTTGTTACAAGCCCTGTTTATAACTCACTGATGAATTCATACTTAAGACATCACTTTAAATAGGTTGCCATATCATCTGCAATAATGGATTATTACCAAATTAGCCGATTAGGCGGATTTTTCCGCCTATTTTATCAAGATTATCTGCTTAAAACACGATTTCATTCGCAGCTTTGACTACTTCTATTGCTTGACGCGCAATCACTTTAAAGTCCGTTTGCTCATTATAATTAGCGATGATTAGCTCAGACCCAGCCCACACACGACAGAACAACACAGTTCCCTTATCCCCTGCCTGCGGTTGAATTGTCACTGGGGAATAAAGCTGTTGTGGAGTCAACAAGGCAACGGCTGCTAATATGCTTTTTGAAAAGTGCGTATCGTAACCGCTTTCTAAAATGTAAAGTTTATCTGCTTGAATTGAAATCAACAATTTACATTTCTCTTCACCATTCCTGTCGCTCTTTTCAAATTTCAGTTCTCGCAGATATCCAGTCAGAGCAGTTTGGGTAATCGCAACTGGTTCATCATTCGATAACGTATACCACAACGATTTATTATGGCGATTGCAATAGACTTTGCAACTCCCAGCATCAGAGTGCAATCCCAATCTCGGTTTATTGATTGAAGCGACCAACTGCTTGAGTAATTCTTCTTGGCGCATCAAGAGGGCAAATAATTCTGATATTTGTTCAGGGGTCATTTCTTTATACCAACATTTTCACTCTCACCGTGGCGAAGCCCTTATCTCTAAGGAATAGCAGCAGTAAAATTGATTACTTATATTTTTCTATTTGACCTTATAATTGCTGCTTATAAGATGTTCATCAGTCGGTGGGTATAAAAACCCACCTCTTTCTTTATAAACACTATTTAGGGGTGGAATCAGCGAGCCTGCCATTTGCTGCTACTTAATTCTCAAAAGCTTTGTCTCGCAAACGTTAAATACGAACTATCTTTGACTTAGAAACAGTTGTATCATTTATTACCTTTAAAGTGCTACATTGCAGTTTATTCTGTCTAACGGAATATTGGTTAACTGCATAATTGCTTTATAGTAACAGTACAACCGAGCTAATCAAGCCCCATCTCGCCCTGTAGATGAGGCTTTTACTAGTATCTAGATTGAATGCGTGAAATGCCGTTGCATATATGATGCGTATCAGTATTTGTAAAGATATTTATCTGATACTATTCAAGCATTACCAAATCGTGTTCACACTAAAAAGCCAGATAGGCAACTGGCTTTTCAGTTTTCGTAGTCTTCCTAGCTACTTTAACCAAACCCTTTAGTAAGACAGAGGGCTTTTGGCTGCTGATGAGCAATTACACCACTACTAACTTCTGGCTGATATTCTACTAGCCTTCGCCATTCTTCAACCGTTAGTGTCTCGAATGGTCTATCTAACAAGTCTTCGCAACAAGTTAGTTGAGCCATCGACAACGACCACACCGCATCAAGAGCAGAGTCACACGGGACTTTTTGCTGATGTTCTGACGAAGCTCTTGTGACCCACCATCTGCCGTTAGTACAGCCTACTTGACCAAGCTTCTGGTCTTGGTAGTAAATACCATCGTCCAGGATTTCAAAACCGTACTTTTCACACTCGTCAGCAATCTGAACCATGATTTCATTCCCAGTTGTCGCGCCTGGAGCTTCTTGCTCTTGTACTGGTAGTGAGCCGGCTTTATACTCCCAGCAGATGTAGCGATGGCAAAGCATTGGGGTAGCAGCACGATGGAGTTCTTTCTCATTGACCATGACTACCCAGCGTTGTGTTAAGTGGTCGTCGTCGTATGTGATGCTGGCTATCAGTTTGTCATCAGCATAATATTCGTGGTAGCCAAAGCAGACTACTACTACTCTCAATTCTTCAACTTTGACGCAAGGAGTTACAGTTGTTGCAACTTGTGGCATAATTTTAAAACCTTCATTGGTTGATAAAGGCGATCGCAGAGTTTTCCGGACACAGTGATCGCCTTTTGATTTACATGAACAACGTTGTGCTTGCACAACGCTCTCATTCTAGATTTGGCGCAGCCTCATATTTAATGCTCTTAGCCGATGACCGTAGCTAACAGACAGAAGACACAGCGTTAGGCAACAAGCAGTTTCAAAAGTCAGGCTGAGTTCTGTCAGTAATTTTATTAAGAACTCCCGCAACCCTTATCTACCTTCAGCAGCTTTGACTATCCACTGCATCTGTTACCTGGGGGTATTGTTCTGTCCAGTTTTTTTCAAGGTTCAGGAGTGAGCGCCGCTTTATTTAACTGGGAGGCTGGTGCTTGGTTCCTCTATAATTAATAATTTACTACATAGTGTTGACATTAGTCAAGAGGCTAGAGCAAATTTTCTGAAGATTCTCTACATCTAACGCAAGTGCAGGATACAACTCCCAAATAGGTATTTCTAGTGCTTTACAGATAGCGATTGCATCTTCTTTGTCAATTGACTCTGGTCTGTTCGCCGCATTTCCCCATTCAAGATTGTGGATGAAAGACCTGCTAAACCCTGTTTTTGTTGCCAGTGCTTCACGGCTCATTTTCCCACGCATCTCTCTTAGGCGCTTTGCCATTTGTTCATTCCACGCAAAGCGAGATATGTAAGATATGTCCACTAACACTACCTCTTTAGCCATTTAATTACTTTTTTATTTTATCAACATGGTGTTGACAAAAGCGCATCTTTTGTCTACATTAAGTAGTACACCAGATAAAAGCAAAAGCGATCGCTTGCTCATGTGCAATGCGATGATTTTTGTTTGCGCCAATTGAAGGAATACAACTAGAAGGGATCACTTACAGCAAATGCTTGCGCTCCTTGAGCAATGCCAGAGCAATCGCATACGCTTGTACACGATTGCTGAGCGGGGCAATGCCTTTATGTGAGTGCGTCTGCGTTGATAAAAAACTTAGGATGTCCTTTGATTGCTTCTCCAGGCTTCTTTACCCACTCAGTAGAGCTTGTGCTATACCCCGGTGATCATGTCTCTAGACTATGTTTCGACTTGGAACGTTAACTCGATTTGGTTTGTAATGGTTGACTTGCGAACCCTTCGCGTTCGGGTGCAGGCGGTTCACTTTCCTTGCCCTTATGTTTATTAATCTAAACCATTAGCTGTTGTTTGTCAACCGTTAGCTGATGGTTTATGAATAAGTTGATTTTTAACAACCATTAGCTTATGCTTTATGAAAGCAGTTAATGGTTTATACCTCAATCAGAGGAGGTGAGTTCTACTACCGTTCTTTCCTTGACATCATCTTCAGCCCTTTCCTTCCATAAACCATTAGCTGTTAGTTGTCAACCAACAGCTTATAGTTAATGCTTCAATTAAAGGAGGTGAATTAGGATTTGGAAGTGAAAGTAACCATTACTATTGATGTTCCAGGGTTAGAGAACGATTTAGCCGAGGCAATGAAGCAGAAAGGTTTATCTTTTCAAAAACTTGGTGAGGCGGCTGGCGTTACAGGTACAGCTGTCTGGCAAATAACTAGTAACAAGAATAAATCTATTAAAGTCGAGACTCTCGGCCGAATAGTAAAAATACTTGGACTTGAGTGCCAGCCCAATATAGAATCACTTGCGATTGAAGAGGTTAAAAGTGCATTTGGCGAAACTTCTTAACTAAAAGCGATCGCCCACCGTCCAAAGTTAGCGATCGCCCGTCCCAATTACTCAGGAACTATATGAGTTTACCTTTAAATCAATCTGTATTGCTGGAGTCGAGAACACTGAGGACTTCAGCTTTAACAAATTTTGAGAGCGATAAGGCTTTATCCATCCTTTCAAAGGCAAAGGCAATAATTTTTGCTGTCTGGGGTGGCAGTGGTTGGGCTACTACTGCACAGATTGCAGAATACTTTGAGGTAACGGAATCAGCAGTCAAAGAACTTTACAGAGTTAATCACCCGGAATTCCGAACTGAAGAAACTAAAACCCTTACAGGGAAAGACTTACGCGATGCTCGACAGACGCTCTGTCTACCATCTAAGACATCTCAGGTTAGAGTTTTTTCCGCTCTTGGTACGTTGAGAATTGCAATGTTGTTACAGCAGTCTGAGGTAGCAGCGCAAGTAAGAACCATCATTTTAGATTTAGTTGCAGCTGTACCTTCCATCACAGAAACTCATTCTCCCACACCAGCGCTTCCCCCAGTTGAACAGCGTTTGCAAACTTTCGTACAAGCAATGAAGACTTTAGCCGAACTCACAGGTGGCAGGCTCAACCCTTACATCGAACAGAATTGCAAAGACTTCGCCGCCAATCTGATAGCTGACTACAATAGACAGTCCCTTACCGGCACACAAGAAAAGTGGATGGGCGTTGTGAATTTTGCTGAGATTGAACTCGGTAAAAAAGTCCCCCTGAGCGGCGCTCACTACCGGG
This region of Nostoc sp. UHCC 0302 genomic DNA includes:
- a CDS encoding helix-turn-helix transcriptional regulator; this translates as MKVTITIDVPGLENDLAEAMKQKGLSFQKLGEAAGVTGTAVWQITSNKNKSIKVETLGRIVKILGLECQPNIESLAIEEVKSAFGETS
- a CDS encoding helix-turn-helix transcriptional regulator — translated: MAKEVVLVDISYISRFAWNEQMAKRLREMRGKMSREALATKTGFSRSFIHNLEWGNAANRPESIDKEDAIAICKALEIPIWELYPALALDVENLQKICSSLLTNVNTM